A stretch of the Glandiceps talaboti chromosome 23, keGlaTala1.1, whole genome shotgun sequence genome encodes the following:
- the LOC144453026 gene encoding acidic phospholipase A2-like — protein MAMKSCRGSVVMVVLLLALIEWFGTMQVRSDSLHGVLKSRNKRSISQLGRMIECTTGRDALDYNGYGCHCGFGGFGIPIDDIDSCCQAHDDCYDEAVYEHGCGYFEVYYIRYKNDCNECAPASAYGVDDKKRHCKMTLCECDTALANCFNSSDYNEAFKRYPKWNCW, from the exons ATGGCGATGAAATCTTGTCGAGGAAGTGTTGTAATGGTCGTATTGTTACTGGCCTTGATAGAATGGTTCGGCACGATGCAAGTAAGGTCAG ACAGTCTACATGGTGTACTGAAAAGCCGTAACAAACGAAGTATTTCACAGCTGGGCAGGATGATTGAATGTACAACCGGTCGTGACGCTCTAGATTACAATGGCTATGGTTGCCACTGTGGATTTGGTGGATTCGGTATACCCATCGATGATATTGACAG TTGCTGCCAAGCTCACGACGACTGTTATGATGAAGCCGTATATGAACACGGCTGTGGTTATTTTGAAGTTTATTACATCAGATACAAGAATGACTGCAATGAGTGTG CTCCTGCAAGTGCATATGGTGTTGACGACAAGAAACGGCACTGTAAGATGACTCTATGTGAGTGTGATACAGCTCTAGCAAACTGCTTCAATAGCAGTGACTACAATGAAGCATTCAAAAGATACCCAAAGTGGAACTGCTGGTGA